The Halobellus sp. MBLA0158 genome has a window encoding:
- a CDS encoding Zn-ribbon domain-containing OB-fold protein, which translates to MTGTRDGSPDRNGLRADEAFECPDCGARWYYTRHRCPDCGEREAATVELGVGELVAATRVEVTPADVRSPNRLGVAAFGDVRLVAQIDGSDVDVGDRVAFDGAYALREGDERREPRLTAADESDA; encoded by the coding sequence ATGACCGGAACGCGAGACGGATCCCCCGACCGAAACGGACTGCGAGCGGACGAGGCCTTCGAGTGTCCGGACTGCGGGGCGCGGTGGTACTACACCCGGCACCGCTGTCCCGACTGCGGCGAACGCGAGGCGGCGACCGTCGAACTCGGCGTCGGCGAGCTCGTGGCGGCGACCCGCGTCGAGGTGACGCCGGCGGACGTCCGCAGTCCGAACCGCCTCGGGGTCGCGGCGTTCGGCGACGTCCGCCTCGTCGCCCAGATCGACGGGAGCGACGTCGACGTCGGCGACCGCGTCGCGTTCGACGGCGCCTACGCGCTGCGCGAGGGCGACGAGCGCCGGGAACCGCGGCTGACGGCCGCCGACGAGTCGGACGCGTAG
- a CDS encoding amidohydrolase family protein yields MTQTIIQNGTVVSLDPDVGDFDEADVLIEDGEIVEIGPGLSAANAEVIDASDHIVLPGFVDSHIHLAQTQVRGIAGDWSLMGEYFDHMLGNITGLYQPEDMYLGGLFGALEKLHTGTTTALDWSYPNSLEHGERAIDALKDAGLRAVYTYGPPGDDAAKWWFESDVGLPEDNIRELHEEMIRDDDLLSLALGLRGPDFCVDETALRDLELARELDALATIHMGAALWPSSVYGEDYQGFGCLEDELGPDVNVAHANHFAQEDIDLAVEAGVSFSASPEVEMQMGHGIPVTGKVLDAGGRPTWGVDVCSSISGDMGSQMRIGLQVQRMFDNQKILESDEEVTEVGLSCRDTLEMATIEGAKALGLEDEIGTLTPGKRADVILLDTSDFMTAPAHSPVQTAVFQADPSHIDTVLVDGEVVKRDGRLENPLVDEEFDRFVESGHRLLDEAGIEV; encoded by the coding sequence ATGACACAAACAATCATCCAGAATGGGACCGTAGTGTCTCTCGATCCGGACGTCGGCGACTTCGACGAGGCGGACGTCCTGATCGAGGACGGCGAGATCGTGGAGATCGGACCGGGGCTGTCGGCCGCGAACGCGGAGGTGATCGACGCCTCCGACCACATCGTACTGCCGGGCTTCGTCGACTCGCACATCCACCTGGCACAGACGCAGGTCAGAGGCATCGCGGGGGACTGGTCGCTGATGGGCGAGTACTTCGATCACATGCTCGGCAACATCACCGGGCTCTATCAGCCGGAGGATATGTACCTCGGGGGCCTCTTCGGCGCGCTGGAGAAGCTCCACACGGGGACGACGACGGCGTTGGACTGGTCGTATCCGAACTCGCTCGAACACGGCGAGCGAGCCATCGACGCGCTGAAGGACGCCGGCCTGCGCGCGGTGTACACCTACGGCCCGCCGGGCGACGACGCGGCGAAGTGGTGGTTCGAGAGCGACGTCGGACTGCCCGAGGACAACATCCGCGAGCTCCACGAGGAGATGATCCGCGACGACGACCTCCTCAGCCTGGCACTCGGCCTGCGCGGGCCGGACTTCTGCGTCGACGAGACCGCCCTCAGGGACCTGGAGCTGGCGCGCGAACTGGACGCGCTCGCGACGATCCACATGGGTGCAGCCCTCTGGCCCTCGTCGGTCTACGGCGAGGACTACCAGGGCTTCGGCTGCCTCGAAGACGAGCTCGGCCCTGACGTCAACGTCGCCCACGCGAACCACTTCGCCCAGGAAGACATCGACCTCGCGGTCGAGGCGGGCGTCTCCTTCTCGGCGTCGCCCGAGGTCGAGATGCAGATGGGCCACGGCATCCCCGTGACCGGGAAGGTCCTCGACGCCGGGGGGCGGCCGACCTGGGGCGTCGACGTCTGTTCGAGCATCAGCGGCGACATGGGCAGCCAGATGCGGATCGGCCTGCAGGTCCAGCGGATGTTCGACAACCAGAAGATCCTCGAAAGCGACGAGGAGGTCACCGAAGTCGGACTGTCCTGCCGCGACACCCTGGAGATGGCCACGATCGAGGGCGCGAAGGCGCTGGGACTGGAAGACGAGATCGGGACACTCACGCCGGGCAAGCGGGCGGACGTTATCCTGCTCGACACGAGCGACTTCATGACGGCGCCGGCGCACTCGCCGGTCCAGACGGCCGTCTTCCAGGCCGACCCCTCGCACATCGACACGGTGCTCGTCGACGGCGAGGTCGTAAAGCGCGACGGCCGCCTGGAGAACCCCCTCGTCGACGAGGAGTTCGACCGGTTCGTCGAGTCCGGACACCGCCTCCTCGACGAGGCCGGCATCGAGGTCTGA